Part of the Vigna unguiculata cultivar IT97K-499-35 chromosome 3, ASM411807v1, whole genome shotgun sequence genome, CAAAATCGAGGGTATGGGTGAGcatgaattggatttttaataatcCAACTCACATCCactttagatccaaataattagaTTAGATTTTTGACCCAAATCTATTTTTTCAGCAAAacaagtttggatttttttttaaatctagattcaaatatttggatcaagatttaaatccaatctaaatatttgggtcaagttcaaaatctagaatctattttttataaaaaaaattaaattgaattttctaaaacttgtgtcTTTAAGGTCAACACCACTCAACCTGTTCGGGTCGTCGAGCTCGCTCGGCCCATCAGGGTCTCGAGCCTGCTCAGTCCGTACAAGTCGTCGGGTATGACCTATATGAATCGTCATGTCGGTCCGGCTTAGCCCATCAACTTCTTTGGGCCCGCTTGGCCTATTCTGGCATCAGGTCTTCCCGATTGGTATGGGTCGTCTGGCACAATCCATCTGAGTCGTCGGGTCAACTCAGCTTGTCCAGGTCGTCGAGCCAACTCAGCTTGTCTGAATCATCGGGCCCGCTCGGTCCATCAGGGTTGTCAAGTCTGTCCAATTCGTATAGATCGTCAGGCATAACCCGTTCGAATCGTTGGGCCGACCCATCCTAACCCATCTGAGTCTTCGGGCCCACCTGGCCCGTTCGAATCATCAGGCCTGCCAAGTCTGTTCGGTTTTGAGCTCGTTTGACTCGTTTGGGTCATCGATCCCACTTGGCTCGTTCATGTCTTCGTGCCCAATTGGCTCATTCGGGTCATTGGGTCCAgctggcccgttcgggtcttcgggcccgcctgacCCATTTTTGTCTTCAAGCCCGCTTGACTCGCTCGGGGCATTAGGTCCACCTGGCTCGTTTGGGTCTTCGGGCCTGCCTGACTCTTTCAAGTCTTTGGGCCTACCTGGCTCAttcgggtctttgggcccgcttggcccgtttgggtcatcggaCTCGCTTGGTCCATTTAGGTCTTCGGGTCCGCCTAGCCCGTTCAGGTCATCATGGCtgcttggcccgttcgggtcttcgggcccacctgACCCGTTGAGAGCATTAGGCGCACCCGACTTTTTCAGGGCGTTGGTCCCGATCAACTTACCCGGTTTGTCAGGCTTGCTGAGCCCGCTCATGTCTTTAGGCCCACAAAGTCTGTTCTGGTCGTCGGACCCGTTTGACCCTTTAGGGTTGTCGGTCATGTCCGGTCCGTACCGGTCATCAAACAATGTCCATTCGAGTCTGAATTTAGCCTAGTCCAtatcaacctttagcctaacccaactaaaaatttaaattgaaaatttggattggattttttggattatccacatttgaaaatcttgatttatagaatgaatatctaatccataaaatatataaaatgtagattagattgaaattcAGATCcattaaaatggattttaaatggattggatttttaataaaatgaattttaaatggattggattggaacaaaagtggattggataaaaaaattagattttatgTCCACTCCTAATTGAGGGTAAACTtctttgataatatattaaGTAACTCATAATGGTGATGCCtaacatattaaaattagtttgtaatatttaataaattagacaagtaaaaaattagataaattaattttttaaaaaatagatatatctTAAAGAAATGttcaaatagaaataaatagatataactatttagaaaaatgatatataaataaatatttagataaatagATGTAAAggttagataaaaaaaatttaagaatacatatattttaaagaaatttatattagcaagatttataaagaaatattgtgagaaaaaaaaaagaaagtaatgaAATGGATGTGATATAACTGAATTCTTGTgtagtgaatatatatatatatatatatatatatatatatatatatatatatatatatatatatatatatataatatatatatatatatatatatatatatatatatatatatatatatatatatatatatatatttggacaGTCATTTTTTGTCTTGGACAATGGTTTCTTATACACCTTGTTAATCGTTTTTTGTTCCATAAATAGTTTCTTTGTGTTCTtggacataaaaaaattataaaatttgttatttgtaaattatttaaatcattgCATTTAACATCCTTAGGCGCACAAAGTCACTCTCATGGTAAGCGTTGGACACTAAATTACATTACtatattgtgttttttattattgttttacatctcactaatttttttaaccaaaatataaatttaatatatatatatatatatatatatagataaaaaagattatttaaaaaaatagtaatgttCCAAATGAAATAAGTTGCAGAAAATTAAggaaatgtattttaaaatgtgtactaaaatacaatttatatttgggttaactatgtttttgTTCCTAAACTATAACatgattttggttttaattCCTATTTCAAAGTTTGATCTTGTTAAGTTATTGTTCCTATAAAACACATGAATTTGGTCCTCAATATTGGACGCTATTAAAGGTTTTCGTGACATGGCAAACGGTATGCAAGTCCATCATTCATTTTTGACACGTGTTCTCTTTAAAATTATACttgtaagtttattttttttcttaccattttattttcttttattttcgttttttttcttttccctcttCTCCGGCCATCTTCTTCTCCCTTCTAACTTCCATCTTCATCTTCCTTTCCCTATCCACCATCTCCATCCTTCCCCTCTCCCACCTTCATCTAGTTAATCCTCTCTTCTCCTTCCCTTTATCAATTTCAATCCAACACATCACAGAGACACACGCataaattttctcctctcctccGGGCACCTTCTTCTCCCTCCTCACCTTCATCTTCATCCTCTTTCCCTACTCCACCACCTCCATCATTCCTCTCCATCACCAATTTCCTTAGTTTCTCCAAttccaaaaataagaaaaaaaatcagaatgtgtgtaaaaaaaaaattggagatgTCAACTACACATATCAACAACCTACACAAACACCTACTCAATGGATGGGTCACCTACCTTATCAATGTTTTGCTTAAATTTTGACCCGTTCACCTTGAACAAAATTAccttttaccttttatttataaatttaaaattctctataactctttaaaaattaattatatatttatattatttttttattaaacacacaaatactaagttctttttattttattaaaaataaaacataattaatatctACACTACATTAGttgtttatctattttatatatttcttttgtacatATAGTAGAAACATCATCATTCttccaaaaaaattattatgtattttgaagGATTTACATTCCATAGAGAGAGTTGAAAGAGTTATTGGAAGAAAAATAGATAGGTCTGAGAGGATGAGCATGATAAAGGGGGAGAAAAGAGGAGAattgatggagaagatgaaaatgGGAGAAATGAATTATTGATTAACtctattgataaaaaataaaggaaggaAGAAAATGATGGTCGAGTGAAGGTGGGGGAGGGGAAGGATGGAAATGGTGGAGGGAGAAAGGAAGATGAAGATGGAGGTTATAAAGGAGGCCGAAGAAgagggaaaagaaaagaaaacaaaaaaataaaataaaatggtataaaaaaaataaacttacatGTGTAATTTTAAAGAGAACAAATGTCAAAAAATGGATGGTGGATGTGCAAACCGTTTGTCATGTCACGAAAACGGTTGACTCCGTCCAATATTGAGAACTAAATTCATGTGTTTTATAAGGATAGGGACTTAAGAGgatcaaactttaaaataaaaactaaaaacaaaattgtgttATAGTTtgagataaaaacatatttaactatttatattttgttaaaatacatGTACTTTCATGTATGTCTGTGTACTTTAATATATGTCTATCTACTCGCTTTGTGTAAAAGTATTTATCTTATTACATGTTCCATTATAGGTTGGTATCATGAAAAATATTCACGGtcttcttttatatgtacagGTATCAGAAatccataaatatttatacatttttttaaatgtaaatattattattcaaaaatggACAGTCTTCTCCTGTTCTGAAGGATATACACTGCACGTGAATATCTACTAAAAATATTCCATTACAAATTTGAAGTATATGTTTTAGATAATTTTTGTTGCAAAAATACCAAAAtcttaatataatatgaaatacaTGAGATTGTAGTAAAGCACCTACCACACCACGAGCTCCACCAATCCACCAAACCCCAGTCCCCGAAGTTGACCAAAACGAAACCAAATTCCAACTTGACTTGTCTCTCTATAAAGTAGAAACCCTACCTATAACACCCTACTGTGCTGCAGAATTCAATTTTGAGCATCAACAATGGGTTCAGGGAGCTCAGAAGAAGTGAGGGTATTGGGAAAGTGGGCCAGCCCATTTAGCAACAGGGTAGACCTTGCTCTCAAGCTCAAGGGAGTTTCCTACAAATACTCCGAAGAAGATCTTCGCAACAAGAGCCAGGACCTTCTCAGGTACAACCCTGTCCACAAGAAGGTTCCTATTCTCATCCACAATGGGAACCCTTTAGCCGAATCACTTGTTATTGTTGAATACATAGACCAAACTTGGACAAACAACCCTCTCTTGCCTCAAGACCCTTATGAGAGAGCCTTGGCACATTTCTGGGCCAAGACCTTAGATGACAAGGTATGCCTTACATTATTTCTCTTCCacttttacaataaattattgCTGAGTTGCaaaatttttcacttttttttttttgttttgattttagaTTTTGCCTGCAATATGGAATGCGTGCTGGAGTGATGAGAAGGGGCGAGAGAAGGCGGTGGAGGAAGCCATGGAAGCTTTGGAGATCCTGCAGGAAGCTCTGAAGGAGAAGAGGTTCTTTGGAGGACAGAGCATAGGATTGGTAGATATTGTTGCTAATTTCGTTGGATATTGGGTTGCTATATTGCAAGAAATTGCAGGCTTGGAATTGCTTACACATGAGAATTTTCCCAAGTTATATAAATGGAGTCAAGAGTTTGTGAATCATCCTGTCATCAAAGAGGGTCTTCCTCCTAGAGATGAATTGTTTGCTTTCTTCAAAGCTTCTGCAAAGAAATAGAACAATTTAAGAGCTCTGGTTCATTATAAATTCCCATGTTTTTCTTCCCTACTATTCATCTTgtcatgagaaaaaaaaagcattgtTAGGGTATTGCCTATTTTAAGTTGGTTCTCTGTTTTGTTgcttcaaaataatatatattaattttactttcaTCAGCCATGTGAACAGAACATTGCTTTTACCATTGCTAAGCATCActttttacaaaagaaaaagaatactCTCCAACACAATGATAGTTAAAATGTCTAAGAGATaatgttagaaaaatgattttttaattcttttgtataAAGAAGGTTTGGAAGCACaacaatttaaaatctttaataaaaatatataaaataaattaaaattttacaaatataagaaGTAGGTAGAATTATTGTCACTTGAAATGTCATAACACGTTGacactataataaaataaaggttaaatgAGGGTCGCTtaaaagatttttcaaactttaaggGGTGAAAGAAGAAAGTAgcaaataaaaacacaaattttaagcaatgaaaaaagaatgtaagaaaaaagaaaaaggattatgaaaatgaaaatgagagaAGATGAAAAACTTCTACAATTTGAGAAAAGAAGAGGaaattgtttttgatgaaatgtGCGGGAGGAAGAAAAAGAGGCTAATAAATAGAGTTATTTCCGAATTTTTGAGAGAGAAATCGTGGTTTTGAACTTTTGAGAGACAAAGTTGTTGCCACGTATTGTAAATATGCAACCATGCGTCCAAAAGTTAGAGATCCACCGCATTTCTTTTGTAGTAAAGTTTTATGTTTTAGACCCATGTACACACGGTCGTTGAATTTGTTAATTTATCGGTTTATCAATAAGGAGCAGTCAATTTAATATTACAGTGTTATCaaaagtatattattatattttttgcaataatatataattttatcgtatgtataaataaaatttaaattcgtTACAATGGTCATGTTTgatataattaagtaaataataaaaatagtttgtaATTACGTATAAACTATATTAGTTAGtattatacataataattaactatgcatatttatgtataataatatttacatatttttcaaaacttaatttaagacgggtaatatataattgatttaataattatgtatatttttttttattaaaaacactctaaattatagaatttgttattgttaaaaaCTAAAAGGATTGATCAAATAAATAGTGTAGGCATATTGTATGATGTGTTCTCGTAGATGTGTTGTTGTTAAAGGAGAACGTACACATATTATAAGATGCGATCtcgtacaaaataaaattactatgACGTTGGtcttaaaaatttgtaaatgaaATCATATGTAGATATGGACGGGTAAAAATACATTGAAAGGCACTGATATATGAAATcaaagatattatttttttagtgatacatattaagattaaaaagtaacatttgattatgaatttcattgtgataaattattaaattgacATAATAAATGATTAGTAACATATTGTTATAtgactaaaattttgaaatagactttttagttaaatattggttaaaatactaatttgatctttatttttgtctaattttattattttagtctcaatattatttttttattcaaataagtccaaattttcgttaattttgttcaatttggtcttgtTTTTGCTAACTGTCGTTTAAATAATTTACGGTAATGAACAGTCACAACcacatgtcattttgtgatttttttgttaatttttaaataaatgtccACGTGTAATCCAACCGTGTGTTATGTGTTACACTTAGTGTTTTgtattcaatttggtttctgtattcgttatttttgtttaatttagttctaattttattgaaatggaacaattttgtcccttatgaaattaagactaaatttaatttttatataaaagttataatgatgtttttaataaaattcacattttttattaaatattttggtttaaagttagtttaaaattagaacgaAAACTGTAAAGATgaagactaattttaaaatttaaaatagatgtTGTTAGTTGTCATccttaaaattttcattctaattttaaaataataagaaccttcaacaaaaaatatttaataaaaatgtgaattttaataaaaatatcattataagctttatataaaaattaaatttggtatcaattttgggagggacaaaattgctcaattttaaataaaattagtactaaattggacaaaaataatgaatataaagaccaaattgaatataaaacattgactctgaCATGTGACATACTGTTGGATTTACaatagacattttttttaatttaaaaaaaaaaaaaaaacacaaagtgacatgtgacaatcattatttattcataacgctaacaaaaaatgaccaaattaaacaaaattgacgaaaattgggacctctttaaataaaaaaataatattaagactaaaataataaaattgaatgaaaatagggaccaaattgatattatattaaatgaaattttttatcatgttttttgtTATTCCTAAATTTATCgtatatgaatttcttttaataataataataaagagtaaatatatttttagttcatgAATTtgacacaaaaattaaaatttgtgcctattaaaaacttaataatatcaacaataattcatccctatttttaattaatgatataGTAATACCAATAATAATCATCAAGAAGAAATGGTCAATCTAAATATGTTGTGTTTCTGCATTATGAAATGATACGAgacgaaaaatattttataactgcacggaaaatttttatttaaaccaATTGTATAGccttttgaaaaataaacaaattataattttaaataatttttttattttaataactttacaaaaattatattaaagcataatgtttttaattgaggtaaactaaaataattttaaaaagttatatcgagtttttaaaatttttaaacttttacaCCTTGtctataaacatttttatttcacagaataaatatcatattactTCGTTTGGGAAAAAATTGttcacttttttttcctttaaataaaCAATCGTTACTTCTAAGGTATCTTGCTTCTAATTTGTTTGTTTCAATGCCACAACCAAGAAAGTTACCATTTATAATTCAAGTCACTGCAATTGAAATCCAATCATTTAAGctaagagtgtgtttggatatagtattttaatgaaacaattcatttttttgaagaatttagatttctttgtaatgaaatgctttgtttggatagagaaattaaaaaacatttcaaatgcaaacattttttttgaaggatttcaattagctaaattagtagaaattcaaataccctcaaaataggtggaatttgaaattcttctcactcaacctcataTTCTAGATGATCCGAACGGGCacaacgacccggacgggcccgacgacccagacgggcccgacgacccagacaagcccgacgacccggacgtgCCCGACGATCGGAACGtgcccgatgacccaaacgggcccgacaaaCTGGACGTGCCCGACAACCGgaacgtgcccgacgacccaaacgggcctgacgacccaagcgggcccgatgacccaaacgggcccgacgatccagacgaGCCTGATGATCCAAAAGGGCCTGACGACCTATACGGGCCAAACAACCCGGATgtgcccgacgacctagatgggCCCTTCCAAATCATTGGGCCCGTACACCCATATGGGCCCGTACACCCAtatgggcccgaagacccggacAGGTCCGACGACTAGGATGGGCCCGAGGACCCGGACGGGTCCGACAACTCGGATGGGCCCGATGACTTGGACACGTCTAACGAACcaaacaggcccgacgacccggacgggcccgattACCCGGACGAGAATGATGACCCAAACAggcccgatgatccagacagtcccgacgatccagacgggctCGATGACTCATACGGGCCAGACTATCCGGACGGACCCGACGGTTTGAAAGGGCCCATAcgagttgtcgggcccgtttTAATCTGTTTGTTTCAATGCCACAACCAAGAAAGTTACCATTTATAATTCAAGCCACTGCAATTGAAATCTAGTGCTTTAACCTAAGGCATTATTGtggtatgttttttttttcaatgcaaTTCAATCAAAAACATTCTGAAAAAAAGGTTAGATAggtatcattttattattagcAAACGCATGGCTGAATCCATGCCAAcaaatggacaagtaaaggatGTCTCACACCCCTCATAACATCTCAAAAAGATATGCCCAAAAAGGAATCAAAATCAAGAGGCTCATCTTGAAAATAAGTATGAAGTTCTCAAAGCTGCATTAAAGATATCATAGCAAGAAATTGTAATTCTCAAATGGATAGACCAAAATACTTTGTGATATTAATCGTATCATATTTCATGAACCATATTGATCCTATAGACAACTCAAAATAGTATTGAACCAGTGGATTAACATGATTGCTTGTATAATTTATCATCACTCAGTTATTAAGTACACCAGCAACTTGATTAAACCACATACTCATGCATTCAAACTTGATAACtcgaaaagaaaaagaaaaacttaattgCTACTAAATAGGTAGAGGGTTCTATGGGAACTTGTGTCATTTGAAACATAATTAACCAATTTTAATCCATGTCATTTGAAAGTACACTGAccaaaatacattataaaaagTGACAAAAGTCATCTCATTCAATTAG contains:
- the LOC114176229 gene encoding probable glutathione S-transferase produces the protein MGSGSSEEVRVLGKWASPFSNRVDLALKLKGVSYKYSEEDLRNKSQDLLRYNPVHKKVPILIHNGNPLAESLVIVEYIDQTWTNNPLLPQDPYERALAHFWAKTLDDKILPAIWNACWSDEKGREKAVEEAMEALEILQEALKEKRFFGGQSIGLVDIVANFVGYWVAILQEIAGLELLTHENFPKLYKWSQEFVNHPVIKEGLPPRDELFAFFKASAKK